From Planktothrix sp. FACHB-1365:
TCCACATACTGTCAAGATTACTGCTTCATAATTTTGCCTCTTTAACCGAAATCTTTCTGAAGCAACTCGATAAATTTTTATCAGTCTGATTAAATGTTCGACTACAATCCTTTGTTGGGCTTTTAACCGATTTTCTTCTCGCTTTTCCGCCGACATCTCTTGATTCCTCGGTTTCTTATGCGGTGTATTAATTGCTGTTTCTCCTACATAAGCTTTATCCCCTCTGTATTTTTGATTATTCCCCAATTCCTGGCTTCTTTCTCTCCACAATTTCAGATCACTTGTTGCTCCGGTATAACCCACAGCTACATCCACTATTTCTTTTCCATTTGGCATGACAATGACTTGATTTTTAAAGGTATGTGTCTTTTTCTTTCCTGAGTAATATTTTTTCTGCTCTTCATTGTCTGTTGGTCTTTCCCTGGGCTGTTCATAGCTATCTACTACTAACTCA
This genomic window contains:
- a CDS encoding transposase family protein, with translation ELVVDSYEQPRERPTDNEEQKKYYSGKKKTHTFKNQVIVMPNGKEIVDVAVGYTGATSDLKLWRERSQELGNNQKYRGDKAYVGETAINTPHKKPRNQEMSAEKREENRLKAQQRIVVEHLIRLIKIYRVASERFRLKRQNYEAVILTVCGLIRWRIGAIVLPSKNCPEFF